A window of Mustela lutreola isolate mMusLut2 chromosome X, mMusLut2.pri, whole genome shotgun sequence genomic DNA:
GATCTGGCAGGAGCTAGACAGACccgcagagggagaggctggtcAGGACATGGCCTTCCCTAGGCTTGGCAGAGACAGGAAGTGGCGGGGTCAGAGCAAGGTTGCTTTTGTGTTTGTAGACTggtgctttttctttgtttcttttggaaGGAGTAAGAAGGATGCTGGCACTCACCCCTTCTCCAGCAGAGAcccctcaccctccacccccacctcctctgctGGCCTGGACCCGCTCCCCTCCTTGAATTCCAGGGGCTGTCTGCATAGGGCCAGTCCTGCGCTCTCGGGCTCCCTGAGAACCATTTGCCGCGTTGTCCAGCTCCCCCTTTCTCTGGAACCCAGGTGTTTCCCAGTCCAGGCCCCCTGATGCTTTTCTGTGAGATGCTTCCACACAGCCCTGTTGACGTTTCTCCCGCCAGGAGCCTTCCCCGACCCCAGTGTTGCCTGAAAGCCCTCACGCCCTGTGCACGGGCCCATCACGGTGTGCACCCAGAGCCGGGGCCCCTGGCCTCCCCACCGATGGGTCTGGTCCCATCAGGCTGATGGAGCTTGTGGTGACGAGGCACAGACTGCGTTTGTCTTGTGCGGCAGTACCTGTTGGCTTCTCATTACGGAACTTACCCAGCACTCACGGGACTTTTCTTTTGGGTGCGGGGCGGATATTGTTCTTTATGacaatgatgaacattttattgAAGCATTTATcttcatatttcctttttgtaaaaGGATTTCTGATATCTAGATTTGTTCTTAATTTTCAGGGATAGCATAGCATTTTTCAAATCTGTGATCTAAATCCTATCCTTCCAACATCCCCTCAGAGACTACCtagcatataaaattattttaaaaattaacataaattttgtattttgtaatttgTGGGAAAGGCATTAGGAGAATTGTCATTAGGGTGAATAATTTTGTCTAGAGTACCAGAAAATATTCATGGTCAGTACTGTGGCTTTTCAGTATGTATATCAAAGGAATATTAAGCACGGAAGAGAGATTACATTTTGGAAGAGGGACAGCGGCCTGGGGGAGTGCACAGAAGCCGGCGGGCTGCAGAAGGAACGGACCTGCTGTCTGCAGCATTCCCCAGGTCGTCTAAAAGGAGATGGGGCAGAATGCGCACACGGCGCCTGTGGTCTTCTGTAGGTTGTGGCCCACTTTCCTCTGGTCTTCTCAGtgccttcttcatttttaaatgttccatattttcttttctttaagatttatttatttgagatagagcaagagacagagagtgcacaagcagggggcagaggcagagggagaagcagactccccgctgagcagggatcccaatgcagggctccatctcaggaccccaggatcatgacctgaaaccgaaggcagatgcttcaccaagtaagccccccaggcgccccgtgttccATGTTTTCTACAGTAAGCGTACACCGTAAGGATTACAAATGTCAGTAGCCCTTTGAATAGAAAGGATTTCTTCCGTGTACACTGGGATGACCGTAGTCTGGGGTGCCTCTAGACTGAACCCCATTTCTGGTAGTCCTGGTATTGTGGGGCTCAATGCACAGTGTGTGGCATTGTTGGTCTTTGTCTGGGGCACCCCTGCCCGCGCCACCCTGCACAGAAGCAGGACCTCGAGTGCCACTGGGACAAGCTAAGCTGCACAGGCCTTCGTGGCTCCAGTGAGCTGCGTGCCTGTCCGCCACTCGTGGCTCATTCCAAGGCCAGAACTGTCCCTGCCACACAGCAAcaataggggcgcttgggtggctcagtggttaaagcctctgcctttggctcaggtcatgatcctagggtcctgggatcaagcccgtgtcaggctctctgctctgcggagagcctgcttcgtcctctctctctctctctccacctgcctgcctgcctctctgcctacttgtgatctctgtctctctctctgcctgcctacttgtgatctctgtcaaataaataaacaattattttattattttatttttttattattttattaaagataaaaaaaaatttgttttaaatattaaaaaaaaataataaagccaccCGAGGGGCGCCGGACCGGGGTGGCTTGCTCTGTCGGCAAAgcgtccaccttcggctcaggtcatgatctccaggtcctgggatggagccccgtgtcgggctccctgctcagcggggagcctgcttgtgctcgctcactccTCTCTCCgtcaaagaaaaaagtgaaatcttaaaaataaataaataaataaataaagccaccTGTGTGAAAAGAAACCCCACGATCCAGCAAAAAGGAGGATCTTCAATCCACTTGCAGTTCTGTTGCCACTGGGTCTGGTTGAAGCGGAGCCAGAGGCGCAGTGACTGTATGTGCACACTGGGTGGCGCCAGAGCGCTCGGTCCCCAGAGCCTTCCTGTCTAGCATCCGCCCAGGGTTGGGACTGATGCACACATGGGTGCCCAAGGTCCTCCTTTCTCTTATCAACAAGTTTGAACCAGGAGAGGGGCTGACAAGCAGGAAGGAGCTGGAACCTTGCTAAATACGTTCATTATGCCCTAGGATGTTCAGAGGACCTGCTGCAAGCGCCTGTGTTTTAGGAAAACATCACTGTGTCCAGTATCCGTGAGATCCTTGTTTATAGCGGATAGGTGTAACCTCATCACTGTGTtatcatttgttctttttaatttttttaaagattttgtttatttatttgacagagagatcaaaagtagactgagccaccaggcacccctcatttgttctttttcaaaaaaattttttggaagcctgggtggctcagtgggttaaagcctctgcctttggctcaggtcatgatcccggggtcctgggatcgagcctcacatcaggctctctgctcagctgggagcctgcttcccttcctctctctctacctgtctctctgcctcttgtgatctctgtcaaataaataaatgaaatctttttttaaaaaatttcttaacattttatttgcacgtgagagagaacgagcacgagcagggggaaggggcagaggcagagggagaagcaggctccccgctcaacaaggagcccaatgcaggacttgatcccaggaccctgagaatcattacctgagctgaaggcagatgcttaaccaactgagccacccaggtgcccctgttcctttcttttttaaagccctTAATTCATACTACAACTGCTGACTATGTCTTCTTGAAATAGATTTGCATCTGTGTggattatccttttaaaaaagagaaaacatgcttATGCTTGGAACACTGCTACCCCAGTAAGCCAGCCCGTACCCCAGTCTTGCCAGTTGCAGGGTTGGAAGATGTTGCCAGAGAAGACAAGGCATTTTCCTttcctggccttttttttttttatttgtttcccttTGCCTCCATTCTccatctagtttctttccttcattaattaactataaaagaagatgaaagaaattgtGGATATGGTAGCACAAAAAAAgacatctgaaaatgaaattcacAAGGCCAGAACCTTTCTTACGAGGATTCTGAGGAACTCTATGAGGTACAGTTTGGTTTTCAGTCCCTTTACTTCTGCGGTGTGATGAATTTGTTTCTTCTGTGGTTTTGTTCATGGGGAAACTCCTTCCACATGTCCGTACCCAGCGAGGCACATTTTGAGGTCTCTCTGTGTTCTTGAAGGGGATGTAGGCTGTCCAGAGCGAGCAAGTTCTGTGCCACACAGGAGAAGCGGAGAGTGCGAGCACAGGCCGGTGGGCCGCCTTCTCTCGGAGGCTGTCAGGTTTTCACGGCAGCCCCGCGGACTTCCGACTCCAGTTCCCTTCCCGCACCCAGGCAGTGCAGCCAGAACACCAGTGTGCCCGCCGCGGGGCGGTGGGGACCATGGGGTGGGAGCCCGGGCAGGGCGGGCCGCCGCCTGTAGGTCTAGGACCTCACGTTCCCGGAATGGGGACCCTTAGCCGACTTTGCAGACGCTCCGAGGGGCCCAGGGGAGTGAACACACGTCCGCAGGTCTTCGTTCACGTAAGTAAGTGTCTGTGTCTCCTGGGTTAAGTGAGTAAGTCACGGCAGCCTAAACTCTGCATGACCCGGTGGAGCGGGGCACTCTCGGAGCTTCTGTCCTGTGCGGTCCGTGTTCCGCAGGGAGGCTGAGGGCTGTGCGCATAGCGGTGCGGAAGCAGAGACGGAAGAGTCTGTCTGCGGTCGTGCTGGTGGCCCAGGGGACAGCAAGATGGATTTACTGCTGGGAATAGATGTTGGAAAATAAGGGTTAATTCACATGTGGAAGCTTGAGATGGTCTCTGCATTAGCGTGAGTTCTGTATTAAGAAATGTGTCACACACCGTGTTCATGTCCAGATCCAGTGGGAAGCACCTGGAGGCGATGCTCTGAACCGGACGGGAGTCACCGTGACTTCTTTTCCACGTCGCACTTCTGTCTTGGCACGGAGTCGTCCTTTGTTCAGGGTCCCTGAGCCGTCTGCGTTCTTTTTCAGGAAGAATGAAGTGAGCTGGAGGCCTCACTCCTGGCACGCCACCAAGTTCTCCGACAGCCACCCCGAGATGGCAGCAGCGCCGTTCCCCCCCGCTGGCGCCTGCCCTTCTTGGCACGGGCGACACCACACCAGGTAGGCACGCGTTTCCCACCGGGACGGGCGGTGTCCGTCGCTTCCCAGCCCTGCCACGAGAGCACCTCTCTCGCCTTCAGAACAGCTTCGTCTTTCTGATGAGGAAAAGCCACTAGCACAGCATTCCTGGTAAAactttccaagtttttcagaGTAGGGAGGTGGCCAACCTCTGGGAACAAAACCTGAAACATCAAGAGCAAGGATGAGTAGGTGTGCGTTCTCCTTCCGGTGCTCAGTCCGTCGGCAGCCTGGGAGCTGGGCTTCTTGCCTGAACGCCTTAGGGCCAGCTGCCAACCTGACTGGGGCAGCTACCATGCCACCCGCTTGCCCACAGCCACCACCattcttttgagatttttgtgCCTAGATTGGAAGACAGGCGCTACCTACGGGTTCGGCAAGTGTAGCTCACAGAGGCTCCCAGGCAGTCCTGGGAAGCATCAGCACCCTGTCCCCAACGCCCAGGCTCTCCTGTGGCAGGACAGAGGAAACCAGGGCTTCACAGCCCACACGCCAGGCTGGCAGCCAGCCTTGAGGGCCCAGTGGTGGTTCCCAGTAAGTGCGAGACCAAGACGGTGGGAGCTCTTGGTTGGCAAAAGGAGGCGGCGTTCTGGTCGACCTGGCGTCCACATATCAGGTGCAGAAGTGCTGCTGGATGAGGTACATGTGTGACAGCCCCACAGCGGTGTTGGCTTGAGGAAACTCCAGCTAGGCACCCATCCTCTTGGGTCAGCCCCCAGCGTCATCACAAGTCTCCTATTAAAAGGATGACGGTGACAGCAAGTAGTGTGGGTTTGGGTATGTGTATCTATGTTTGTAGGTGTATCTGTGCATGCTTAggatgtgtgcacgtgtgtgtgtgtgtgtgtttgtgagtgtgcGTACATACCTATTCTATACGTGCATTTGTGCCTATGTGTGTGGAGGTCATTAACCACctcaaaatcagtattttttttaaagattttattatttgacacagaaagagatcacaagtaggcagagaggcaggcagagagagaggaggaagcaggctccctgctgagcagagagcccgatgtggggctcaatcccaggaccctgggatcatgacctgagttgaaggcagaggcttaacccactgagccacccaggcgccccgaaatcaattttttaaaaaaagatttatctatttgggaGCGAGAGAGTGAGCGAAAGTGTGCACAAGTTGGGCGCAGAAGGAGAGCGTGAATGTCAAGCAGTCTCCACGTGGTGCACAGAGCCCACggggggcccgatcccaggacctgagatcctgacctgagtgaaaccaagagccagacacttaatcaagactgagccacccagacgcccctcagaatctatttttgatttttagtaAACACTGGTTTGCTGTAAAATCATGCAGTGCTTTTATGAGGAAAGACATCGCAAATGCATTATCTACTTGAAGTGATGAGAGACCGTGGTGTTTGCAGTCCAGGGTGTTTTTGAGAAACCACGGGTTCTCAGCTGCATACTACAGTTCAGTGGAAAGTGGGCCTTGCCTTTCGTTATTGAGGTGAAGTAATGTAATAGGATGTCCATTCAGTCCCTttggtggtttcttttcttttcttttcctttctttttaagattttatttatttgacagacagagatctcaagtaggcagagaggcaggcagagagggagagaggaaaaagcagactcactgctgagcagagagcccgatgcagggctcgatcccaggaccttgtgatcatgacctgagctgaacgtagaggctttaacccactgagccatccagtcttTGGTGGTTTCTTGATTAAAGACGCACAAATGCTGCCCACATTTGTGTGGAAGCGGTGCTGAGCCTTGTTCCTATCTGCCAAGACTGAAGTCCGCATGGGGAGAGCACCCTCAGGGCACTGGGGGAGGACGGAGTGGACGGTGTTCTGTGTCTGAGGGGCACCTGCTTTGTCCGTCCAGAGAAGGGTGTAAAACCCCCACAGTCCCCTCCCCTCAGGAATACCTCCCTGTCCCCAGGAGCCATGAGACCTTCAGAGCATGTAGGTATAATCTTTCTCCCcgtgttttcatttgtcttgttgctgttgttgttaagAGTCATTTAGCCGGTACAGTCTCCTCGCTGTGCTGACATGGCTTGCTTTCTTATCCGGGTTCTCCCCAGACCTAAAGTAGCAACAGTTGTGGGCAgtaggttttggtttttgtttttctgacctCGAAGCCTGAAGGTTCCAGCTCCGTTGAGCTTTCATGAAAGTGTTTTCAAGGCTGGATAAAGAGCTCACCACAGAGGGCCCTTAGGCTCCCCTGTGCGCTGTGACTGCCTGGTAGAATGCAGACTTGGTGATGAGTGTGCATCACCCAGCTTGTAGCAGTAAGCCTGGCTTTTGCATTTCCTCCTCCTAGACCCGGTGCTAGTTGCAAACCAGAATGTTTGCAGTCCGGGTACAGCTCCGATGAACTCTGCCAGGTGTCATAAGGCCCCTGGCCCCGCAGTGTCGTGTTTTGCTGAAAACGCCTGTCGCTGGAGTTCTCTCAATCACGTGTTGCCTTCAGTGACAGCTGAAAGGAGTTGATGGTACTTGAATGCTTAGGTGTGGAAAAGTCACATTATCCTGCAcctcctgcatttttaaaaatttacttgttATTGTTTAGATATTGTCAGAGGAAGagtgagcacagcagggggagcggcaggccaTGAAGAAGCCGGTGGCGGCTcctcacggagcagggagccccatgtggggctcagtcccaggaccccgagatcatgacctgagccaaaggcagacacttcaccgactgagccacccaggcgcccctggacgtCCCCTTTCAATGTGAAAGCTGTCATGGTTCAGTAGGTCCTTCTCTGTTAGTCATTCGAACAAAAACCCTTTCGTATGCAGAACCCAGGGGTCCACAGACCTGCTCTAGAAAGGGCCATGTAGGAAGTATTTTAGGTTCCGTGGGCCCGTGTCTGTTGCCAGTTCCCCAGCTCAGAAGCAGTCACGGATGGCCCCTACTGGGTTCTAATCACACCTTATCTGTAAGCAGTGACATTTGAATTTCTTATCATTCTCATGAGTCCTGAAATGGTCTTTTGATCCACGTGCCCCCAACCCTTTAACTGCCTAACCCCCGTGCTCACGGGCTGTGGACCGCCAACTGCCGTACTTTGTGATGGAGGATGAAAGCGCTCACGTAGGCAGAGTCTCCCCGCTGCTGACCGCTGTGGTTTTGGCCACCCTGAGGGCAGGAGTGTGTACAGCTAGCACATGAAGGCATGTGTTTGGGGAAAGAGCATCGAGTGAGTCGGGCTGGGTTTTTTCAGCCTGTTGTCAGAGTTACTGTTTAAAATGCTGTGCtggtgcctctccctctctcactcctccctctctgcctacttgtgatctctctctatttttttttttttaagattttatctatttatttatttgacagagagatcacaagtaggcagagcagcaggcaggcggtagggggaagcaggccccccgccaagcagagagcccaatacggggctcgatcctaggaccccaagatcatgacctgagctgaaagcagaggctttaacccactgagccacccaggcgccctgatctctctctctattaaattaagggggaaaaaatccaaaaaggggcacctgagtggatcagtgagttaagcctctgccttcagctaaagtcatgatctcagggtcctgggatcggccccgcatcgggctctctgctcagcggggagcctgcctctccctctctcactcctggatgcctgggtggttcagtcagcgaggtgtctgcttctggctcaggtcacgatcccggggtcctggagtcgagtctcacatctgtctgcttctccctctccctcggcctgccgctccccctgcttgtgctctctctctcgctctttttctgtcaaataaataaaatctttttaaaataaattttaaaaataataaaatgctgtgGTGAGGTCCCCTGtcaggtcccaggaccctgttcTGGGAAGAGTTCTGGGCGTCTGGATGTCTCGTGCGGGCCATCGGCATTCAGTGTGCTGTCGCGCTCATCTTCCCCGCCGCTGCTCGTCGAttctaaagcagactcccctgtgcTCCTTCCCTGCTAGCTCTTCGTCTCACGACCTGTCGGGCCCGTGGGAGCAGTCGAACCTGCAGCGAACCTCGGACCATTTCAGCTCGCTCGGGAGTGTCGACAGCCTGGACCAGCCTTCCCACCACTACCCCTCCGGACGCCTGTCTGCGGCCAAGTCCAACAGCAGCATCGACCACCTGGGCGGCCAGAGCAAGCGGGACTCGGCCTACGGCTCCTTCTCCACCAGCTCCAGCACGCCTGACCACACCCTGCCCAAGGCCGACGCCTCCTCCACAGAGAACATCATCTACAAAGTGGGCCTCTGGGAGGCCTCCAAGCCAGGTGGCAGCCGGCAGGGCCAGGCTGCCAGCGATGCTCCGGGCCTGGAGGAGAGGCTCGGGTACTTCCCAGCCCGGGTCCCCTGTGACAGCCGCAAAAGCCCCAGGCTGGAGGACAGTCCTGAGGCCAAGCTGGCCACCGCCGGGAGGTCAAATTTTGGGCCCGTCTGGTATGTCCCTGAGAAGAAAAAAGCACCTTCGTCCcctcctccgccccctccccctctccgcAGTGACAGCTTCGCAGCCACCAAGAGCCACGAGAAGACCCAGGGCCCTCCATTTTCAGAGGCGGCCAACGCACAGCACTTTCTGGGCCTGACTCGGGCCCAGCCCCGCAGCGACTGGAGAACAGAAGCTGCCGATCCGTGGAGGCCAGTGCATCCCAGTGGCAGGAGAGCCGTCGGGAGCTCGGACTGCGTGCCGGACGTCCCCCTGGACGGAGGGGTGCTGCCCTCCGACCACAGGGCCGGCGGCCTCCCAGGGGCCCCCGGCCGGCTGCAGGCCTCCCTGTCCAGCACGGATGTGCGCTTCCCGCCGTCTTCCCACGGCTGCCAGCACCCACGCCAGTACAGTGACGACAGCCCCTTCTCCCACGAGGGCCCCAGGGCCGCCACGTCGCTGAGGGAACAGCCCCGCCTGGCCATCCCCGGGAGCCGCCAGGAGCCGCCTGCTGGCCGTTTCCAGGACGACAGCCCCCCTCAGGTCAGGTGGCCCAGTGCCACCAACCAGAAGGGGGACGGCGGCGGGCAAAGCCGCTACTACTGTGTGACTAGCAGACATTGCCCGCAGGGGAGCACACAGGCGGCATGGCTGCACGAGGAGGCCTGGCAGCCTGACGTGGTCCTGGGCGCCCCCGAGTACCCTGCCTCCCACCCGATGGGCCAGAGGCCCCGGTGCTCCCTGCTGCAGCCCGAGGTGGCCGCAGGCCCCCCCGAGAGAGACGGGAGTGACCCAGGGGACCGAGGGGCAGAGGGCCGCTCCGTagcatgtgaggacacagagggaGCCAGGCCCGTGGCGAAGGCCGGAGCGAGGGGCTCTGCAGACGGCTTCGCATGGGCGGACGGCGAGAGCAGCCAGATCTCCCGCCAGAAGACCCCCATGCTGCACTCGCTGACGCGGGAGGGGACGCGGCGGCCCGAGAACGGGCAGGAAACCCACACAGAGAGGCCGCCCCCGACAGATGCCCCCGGGGGCAAACCGACACGGAGGAGTGACCGGTTCGCCACCACCCTGAGGAACGAGATCCAGATGCGACGGGCCAGGCTACAGCAGAGCAAGAGCACGGTGGCGCTAACCGGGGCAGGGGGCGTGGCGGGGGAGGCCGCCGGCTGCGGGATGCAGCACGGGGCTGCCACCAGCGCCACCCCAGAAGGGTCCTTCACGGGCACCTACAGAGACCACGTGAAGGAGGCCCAGGCCCGGGTGCTCAGGGCCACGTCGTTCAAGCGCCGTGACTTGGAGCCCAGCGCAGCCGATCCTTATGCAGGGTCACTGGAGCACCGGGCTGAGGACCACGGCACCGGTCCGGACCTCGTCCCCCGCGTCTGGGAGGGGGGCCCGGCCAAGCCATCCCCGTCGGGAGCAGGCGGGTCGCACGTTCCCCGCATCGGAGGCCGCAAGCGGTTCACGCTGGAGCAGAAGCTGAAATCCTACTCCGAACCAGAGAAGATGAACGAGGTGGGGCTCTCAGGGCACGAGCGCCCTCAGCAGCACCCCGGGACGTCCGACGAGACACTGGGCACGTTCGCCGACCGATGGAAGTTCTTTGAGGAAACCAGCAGACCTGTTCAGCAGAGACCGGGGCCGAACCCAGCGCTCTGTGGTTTCCCGAAGGAGAGGCTGGAGAGGCCGCAGACAGCAGGCCGCGGGTACGAGGGTGCAGAGCCTTGGTTCCAGAAGCGGGCCCGCACCACCTCCTTTGGAGAGCACCCCAGTGGTCACGGAAAAGCGGGGAAGGTCGGAAAATGGGAACCGCCCCAGAGACTCGGGACGTTTGCTGAGTACCAAGCGTCTTGGCGGGAACAGAGGCCAGCTCTAGAAGGCAGGAGCTCCGGGCGGTACCACTCAGCCGACGACATCCTGGACGTGGGTCTGGAGCAACACGAGAGGCCGCAGTACGTTCACGGACGGTCCCGGTCATCGCCATCCACGGACCTCTACACGCAGGTAAGCCTCGGGCCGCAA
This region includes:
- the SHROOM2 gene encoding protein Shroom2 isoform X3 encodes the protein MAAAPFPPAGACPSWHGRHHTSSSSHDLSGPWEQSNLQRTSDHFSSLGSVDSLDQPSHHYPSGRLSAAKSNSSIDHLGGQSKRDSAYGSFSTSSSTPDHTLPKADASSTENIIYKVGLWEASKPGGSRQGQAASDAPGLEERLGYFPARVPCDSRKSPRLEDSPEAKLATAGRSNFGPVWYVPEKKKAPSSPPPPPPPLRSDSFAATKSHEKTQGPPFSEAANAQHFLGLTRAQPRSDWRTEAADPWRPVHPSGRRAVGSSDCVPDVPLDGGVLPSDHRAGGLPGAPGRLQASLSSTDVRFPPSSHGCQHPRQYSDDSPFSHEGPRAATSLREQPRLAIPGSRQEPPAGRFQDDSPPQVRWPSATNQKGDGGGQSRYYCVTSRHCPQGSTQAAWLHEEAWQPDVVLGAPEYPASHPMGQRPRCSLLQPEVAAGPPERDGSDPGDRGAEGRSVACEDTEGARPVAKAGARGSADGFAWADGESSQISRQKTPMLHSLTREGTRRPENGQETHTERPPPTDAPGGKPTRRSDRFATTLRNEIQMRRARLQQSKSTVALTGAGGVAGEAAGCGMQHGAATSATPEGSFTGTYRDHVKEAQARVLRATSFKRRDLEPSAADPYAGSLEHRAEDHGTGPDLVPRVWEGGPAKPSPSGAGGSHVPRIGGRKRFTLEQKLKSYSEPEKMNEVGLSGHERPQQHPGTSDETLGTFADRWKFFEETSRPVQQRPGPNPALCGFPKERLERPQTAGRGYEGAEPWFQKRARTTSFGEHPSGHGKAGKVGKWEPPQRLGTFAEYQASWREQRPALEGRSSGRYHSADDILDVGLEQHERPQYVHGRSRSSPSTDLYTQEAAIGPQQSVGDTGERRERSSTVWAEEGQPHPRQADAQCPEVGSAAQQDPPEPSQEARCRAGTLPRDYRYPEETLGPGPHVPDTPSALHTWGQDPRPVNTAALPKKPAPQRPPPPKREPRQLKGLAGGLPGAAHLGAPSRPLAPPSPEALEACVDRLSLSHSPCPLVEKLSSVQPEDGVRAASEHGGRHVDEHAACPKREAPLPSRFRPLPTSAMETSRSPSPQFAPQKLTDKPPLLIQDENCARIERVADGSGTVKRVPVKIVHSESRPEKESRQGLARAAELPVLPSGLEKDQIKTLRTSEQSYSRFCLYSREDAEPEPPRPSAPTPGAKDGGASPSGLSYLRAKERTAEDLKSEELAREIVGKDRSLAEILDPGVKMRTTMDLMEGIFPKDEHLLEEAQQRRKLLPKVPSPRGADEKREEPGVPAAMSLATNSTYYSTSAPKAELLIKMKDLQEQQQEPEDDAGSDVDHDLAVKKQELIESISRKLQVLREARESLLEDIQANSALGDEVEAIAKDVCKPNEFDKFRMFIGDLDKVVNLLLSLSGRLARVENALNNLDDSTSPGDRQSLLEKQRMLIQQHEDAKELKENLDRRERVVLDILASYLSEESLADYEHFVKMKSALIIEQRELEDKIHLGEEQLKCLFDSLQPERAK